CAGGCGCCCATCACAAAGGCATCATTGACCGCGGTGCCGACGATTTCATCGACGCCCTTCGCCTTGAGATCGGCGGCCTTCTCGACGAAGCCCGGCAGGTGCTTGGCCGAACAGGTCGGGGTGAAGGCACCCGGGACCGAGAACAGCGCGACGCGCTTGCCCGCGAAGTAGTCCGAGGACTTCACGGCCTGCGGCCCTTCGGCGGTGGCCTTGACCAGCGTGACTTCGGGGATCTTGTCGCCAACGGAAATCGTCATGTGTGTATATCCTCTTCTGGGGGTGTGGGCGCTCTCTATCGCGCGCGCCGCAAGGGGGCAACAAATAGACATATAAAGATAAGTTTATATTTGCTTCACGGCGACCTTGCGGCTAGGGGGCTACCGACAAGAAGCAGACCACCGCACCACGCGCGGTCGGATCTGCGCTTAGGAGATAAGATAATGGCCACCCTCGCTGCCACCCCGACCCACGAATATGTCATCAAGGACATCGCGCTCGCCCGTTTCGGCCGCGACGAAATCCAGATTGCCGAAACCGAAATGCCCGGCCTGATGGCGCTGCGCGAAGAATATGGCGCTGCCCAGCCACTCAAGGGCGCGCGCATCACCGGCTCGCTGCACATGACCATCCAGACCGCAGTGCTGATCGAGACCCTTGTGGCCCTCGGCGCCGAAGTCCGCTGGGCGACCTGCAATATCTTCTCGACCCAGGACCACGCTGCTGCCGCCATCGCGGATGCCGGCATTCCGGTCTTCGCCATCAAGGGCGAGACTTTGGCCGAGTACTGGGATTACGTCGGCCGGATCTTCGACTGGGCGACCGATGAAAATCCTGACCTCACCTGCAACCTGATCCTCGACGATGGCGGCGATGCCACCATGTTCGCACTGTGGGGCGCGCGCCTCGAAGCGGGCGAAGAAATGGGCGAGCCGACCAACGCCGAAGAAATCGAGTTCCAGCGTGCGCTCAAGGCCTTCGTTGCGGCGCGTCCGGGCTACCTCACCAAGACCGTCAAGGCGATCAAGGGCGTTTCGGAAGAGACCACCACCGGCGTGATGCGGC
This DNA window, taken from Porphyrobacter sp. ULC335, encodes the following:
- a CDS encoding peroxiredoxin; amino-acid sequence: MTISVGDKIPEVTLVKATAEGPQAVKSSDYFAGKRVALFSVPGAFTPTCSAKHLPGFVEKAADLKAKGVDEIVGTAVNDAFVMGAWNKSAGSDDITMLADGNAEFVEAIGLTMDGSGFGMGTRGQRFSMVINDGVVEQLNVEEPGDFKVSSADHMLGQL